In Bacillus sp. DX3.1, the following proteins share a genomic window:
- the liaF gene encoding cell wall-active antibiotics response protein LiaF, translating to MKKQFSKTQLVGMLLIIFGFGLFLDMILGHFEPGALIFAFIMIMFGRHYRKKNRYVRGNVFLFVGGLIFLFFLFSSAAFVLVVFACLAFIGHQLIRGQQKPKTVQVEIKEKGYIDEEKQIYRTEPYLKNMMVGNVRVMDHIYELEDINVQYGVGDVEIDLTTAMVPEGETVIVIRGVIGNIRLYVPYDIELSLNHSVIIGRVLLPGHEETGFNRNVTFKTEQYKEAPRRIKIISSLIVGDTEVRKV from the coding sequence ATGAAGAAACAATTTTCAAAAACACAATTAGTGGGGATGCTCCTCATCATATTTGGATTTGGTCTTTTTCTTGATATGATTCTCGGACATTTTGAGCCGGGTGCCCTTATTTTTGCATTTATTATGATTATGTTTGGAAGACATTATCGAAAAAAGAACCGATATGTGAGAGGAAATGTATTTTTATTTGTCGGAGGACTTATTTTCTTATTCTTTCTGTTTTCATCAGCAGCCTTCGTTCTCGTTGTATTTGCTTGCTTAGCTTTCATTGGTCATCAGCTTATTCGAGGTCAGCAGAAGCCAAAAACTGTACAGGTGGAGATTAAAGAAAAGGGATATATAGATGAAGAAAAACAAATCTATCGAACAGAACCGTATCTTAAGAATATGATGGTTGGTAACGTACGAGTGATGGATCATATTTATGAGTTAGAAGATATTAATGTCCAGTACGGAGTCGGTGACGTTGAAATTGATTTGACGACGGCAATGGTTCCGGAAGGAGAAACCGTTATTGTCATTCGAGGTGTTATTGGTAATATCCGTTTGTATGTTCCGTATGATATTGAACTATCTTTAAATCATTCTGTTATTATTGGGAGAGTTCTGCTTCCTGGTCATGAAGAAACAGGCTTTAACCGAAATGTGACGTTTAAAACAGAACAGTATAAAGAAGCGCCTCGCCGTATTAAAATTATTTCTTCGCTTATCGTAGGCGATACGGAAGTGAGGAAAGTATAA
- a CDS encoding sensor histidine kinase, with product MKKQKNISWMYIRYSMLSSVSIALICTIIYVWKSEQHVYDLLWKESIASVPIGLFIISTSLLIGGIVGYAIGYYMQQRIQGLTTFLFEVERGNFPKDVSFTAEDEFHEVERKVIVLARRLEEQAGLFQKVTNERAHWNEEMRQEAISQERHRLARELHDSVSQQLFAMSMMMSAINEQMAHIPETTQKQLQLVENMVVNAQSEMRALLLHLRPVQLEGKKLTEGIEELLTELSRKQHMKIEWLIEPIQLKKGVEDHLFRIVQEALSNTLRHAKAKKTEVRLRQIDKYAILKIIDDGVGFEVGVNKAGSYGLQSMQERVHEIGGTLKVLSFPNKGTQIEVKVPFIPH from the coding sequence ATGAAAAAGCAAAAGAATATTTCATGGATGTATATTCGCTACTCTATGTTATCTTCTGTTAGCATTGCACTCATTTGTACCATTATATATGTATGGAAAAGCGAGCAACATGTATATGATTTGTTATGGAAAGAATCCATTGCTTCTGTTCCAATTGGCTTGTTTATTATAAGTACGAGTCTTCTCATTGGAGGAATTGTTGGGTATGCAATCGGCTATTATATGCAGCAGCGTATTCAAGGTTTAACCACCTTTTTATTTGAAGTAGAACGAGGGAATTTCCCAAAGGATGTTTCTTTTACTGCAGAAGATGAATTTCATGAGGTAGAGCGAAAAGTGATTGTGCTTGCTAGGCGATTAGAGGAGCAAGCGGGATTATTTCAAAAGGTAACGAACGAACGAGCACATTGGAATGAAGAGATGAGGCAAGAAGCCATTTCTCAAGAGCGACATCGGTTAGCTAGAGAGCTTCATGATTCAGTCAGTCAACAGCTTTTTGCGATGTCTATGATGATGTCAGCTATTAATGAGCAGATGGCCCATATACCAGAAACGACGCAAAAACAGTTGCAACTTGTTGAAAATATGGTCGTAAATGCGCAATCGGAAATGAGGGCATTGTTGCTTCATCTACGTCCGGTACAATTAGAAGGCAAAAAATTAACAGAAGGTATCGAGGAATTATTAACAGAGCTTTCAAGAAAACAACATATGAAAATTGAATGGTTAATTGAGCCAATTCAATTGAAAAAAGGTGTAGAAGATCACTTATTCCGTATTGTACAAGAAGCGTTGTCCAATACATTACGACATGCGAAAGCGAAGAAAACAGAAGTGCGGCTGCGTCAAATTGATAAATATGCGATTTTAAAAATTATTGATGATGGCGTTGGGTTTGAAGTAGGTGTCAATAAGGCTGGATCATATGGTCTTCAGTCTATGCAAGAGCGCGTCCATGAAATTGGCGGAACTTTAAAAGTACTAAGTTTCCCAAATAAAGGAACGCAAATTGAGGTCAAAGTACCATTTATCCCGCATTAA
- a CDS encoding response regulator transcription factor, translated as MIKVLLVDDHEMVRMGVSAYLSTQPDIEVVGEAENGRKGSELALALKPDIILMDLVMDDMDGVEATRAIIQEWPEAKIVVVTSFLDDEKLYPVIEAGATSYLLKTSRASDIADAVRATYHGETVLEPKVTGKMMSRMRQKKEQPLHEDLTERESEILLLIAEGKSNQEIADELFIALKTVKTHVSNILNKLNVSDRTQAVIYAFRHQLTK; from the coding sequence ATGATTAAAGTATTGCTTGTTGATGATCATGAGATGGTTCGTATGGGTGTATCCGCTTATTTATCAACGCAGCCGGATATTGAAGTTGTAGGAGAAGCGGAGAACGGGAGAAAAGGTTCAGAATTAGCATTAGCATTAAAACCAGATATTATTTTAATGGATCTTGTCATGGATGATATGGATGGTGTTGAGGCGACGCGTGCGATTATTCAAGAGTGGCCGGAAGCAAAAATTGTTGTTGTGACAAGCTTTTTAGATGATGAAAAACTATACCCCGTCATTGAAGCAGGTGCAACCAGTTATTTATTAAAAACATCAAGAGCAAGCGATATAGCTGATGCGGTGCGGGCAACATATCACGGAGAAACAGTGCTAGAGCCGAAAGTTACCGGAAAAATGATGTCACGTATGCGTCAAAAGAAAGAGCAGCCTCTACACGAAGATTTAACAGAACGAGAGTCTGAGATTTTATTATTAATTGCAGAAGGAAAGAGCAACCAAGAAATTGCAGATGAGTTATTTATTGCATTAAAAACAGTGAAGACACATGTAAGCAACATTTTAAATAAATTAAACGTAAGTGATCGTACACAGGCGGTTATTTATGCATTTCGTCATCAGTTGACGAAGTGA
- a CDS encoding DUF3992 domain-containing protein: MLVQTIFETSKKETLGNYVNVLQALKKQYDVETDCIAIIEATEEHYLFLIKQTDGYDVVKVEMVDTNLEYYTKAYKVGSFTNNSYQI; encoded by the coding sequence ATGTTAGTTCAAACAATATTTGAAACGAGTAAAAAAGAAACGTTAGGAAATTATGTGAACGTGTTGCAAGCACTTAAGAAGCAATATGATGTAGAGACAGATTGTATTGCAATTATTGAAGCAACAGAAGAGCATTATTTATTTCTAATAAAACAAACCGATGGCTATGATGTCGTAAAGGTAGAAATGGTTGATACAAATCTAGAGTACTATACAAAAGCATATAAAGTAGGCAGTTTTACGAATAATTCCTACCAAATATAA
- the brnQ gene encoding branched-chain amino acid transport system II carrier protein: MNTVSKKHVFFTGLMLFSLFFGAGNLIFPPMLGQNAGEHFWPAMIGFLLTGVGLPLLTVIAISLSGNGMQQLASHVHPVFGILFTIVVYVAIGPSMGIPRVANVAYEMGVSSFLPTAIRASSLALFVYTVVFFAIVYWLSLNPSKLVDRIGNVLTPILLLSILLLFIKSVFTPLGQSGPVMQDYQASPIFKGFMEGYLTMDTISALAFGIIVVNAIRSKGVEDHKAIALATTKAGLIAATGLILVYVALGWLGVTSVSLGYAKNGGQLLTAIVQQLFGPYGLALLALIVTLACLTTCVGLVAACSQYFSTLFAKFSYKSLAGIICTLGLLVANLGLTKIIAISVPILLVVYPIAIVLVLLSLLHKYFGGYRSVYVGALIGAAMVSVFDGFKQANLPVTFVTSYFESIPFYNEGIGWLLPALAGAVIGFAIAKVTGAKPIPLTEEASECKAS, from the coding sequence ATGAACACTGTATCAAAAAAACATGTTTTTTTCACAGGACTTATGCTATTTTCTTTATTTTTTGGGGCAGGTAATTTAATTTTCCCTCCTATGCTTGGACAAAATGCCGGTGAACACTTTTGGCCGGCAATGATTGGATTTTTACTAACAGGCGTCGGCTTACCGTTATTAACAGTTATTGCAATCTCTCTTTCTGGTAATGGGATGCAGCAACTAGCAAGTCATGTCCACCCAGTATTCGGAATTTTATTTACAATTGTTGTATATGTTGCAATTGGCCCGTCTATGGGGATTCCACGTGTGGCTAACGTTGCATATGAAATGGGTGTTAGTTCATTTTTACCAACAGCAATACGTGCCAGCAGCTTAGCATTATTTGTTTATACGGTTGTTTTCTTTGCTATTGTATATTGGCTCAGCTTAAATCCTTCTAAGCTAGTAGATCGTATCGGGAATGTGTTAACACCTATTTTATTACTTTCTATTTTATTATTATTTATAAAAAGCGTGTTTACACCGCTTGGACAATCTGGTCCAGTAATGCAGGACTATCAAGCTTCTCCTATTTTTAAAGGATTTATGGAAGGCTATTTAACAATGGATACAATTTCGGCCCTTGCATTCGGAATTATCGTCGTGAATGCAATCCGTTCAAAAGGTGTAGAAGATCATAAAGCAATCGCACTTGCAACGACAAAAGCAGGACTTATTGCAGCTACAGGGTTAATACTTGTATATGTAGCACTCGGCTGGCTAGGTGTAACAAGTGTTTCTCTTGGATATGCAAAAAATGGTGGTCAATTATTAACTGCCATCGTTCAACAATTATTCGGTCCATATGGTCTTGCATTATTAGCACTCATCGTTACACTTGCTTGTTTAACAACATGCGTTGGGCTTGTAGCAGCATGTAGCCAATATTTCTCAACATTATTTGCAAAATTTTCATACAAAAGTCTCGCCGGTATAATTTGTACATTAGGACTGTTAGTAGCAAACTTAGGATTAACAAAAATCATCGCAATCTCTGTTCCAATTTTACTTGTTGTCTATCCAATTGCTATAGTACTCGTACTATTATCACTACTTCATAAATACTTTGGTGGTTATCGCTCTGTTTACGTTGGTGCTTTAATTGGTGCGGCAATGGTGAGTGTGTTTGATGGCTTTAAACAAGCAAATTTACCAGTAACATTCGTTACTTCTTACTTTGAATCTATCCCGTTTTATAATGAAGGAATTGGCTGGCTTTTACCAGCACTAGCTGGAGCAGTAATTGGTTTTGCAATTGCAAAAGTAACAGGTGCAAAACCAATACCCTTAACGGAAGAAGCTTCTGAATGCAAGGCTTCTTAA
- a CDS encoding bifunctional metallophosphatase/5'-nucleotidase: MPYRFSFIILLVYMVVSVLFSPFPSTEVQVQIIGLNDFHGQLNTTSKLHGKAVGRADYVAAYIQSYREKQPNTLLVHTGDMIGGSPPISALFHDEPTMEFLNYLKFDVGTVGNHEFDKGPATLQQLISGDSITQATMFSSSSFPYVCANVIDSKTKQLLFPPYTIKWVDGVPIAFIGVVTKDTPFLTMQSNMSSVLFLDEASSIHTYVRQLQKQGIHAIVVLAHLGGTTNNMKTNGPLADLARQLDDDVDIIFGGHSHSYINGNVNGKLLVQAYSYGKAFSNVTVTLNRKTKEITKKETNIVPIYQDAISSDSHIQTWMESYASKIRSTTEETLGETEHTLTRDQNDDGESKLGTLLAIAQRQIMKTDIAFVNPGSIRHNLKKGLITWEDTFLIQPFGNTLIKMDLSGKEIRNVLQEQWKEETRMLQISGIHYTWKNKIIQSISLEDGTPLQEDRIYSVTVNSFLANGGDKFMTFKTGRNRTEGPTDQEAFANFIRSISRIDTLPQNYIQKTY; encoded by the coding sequence ATGCCATATCGTTTCTCATTTATCATTTTGCTTGTTTATATGGTCGTTTCCGTTCTTTTTTCCCCTTTTCCCTCTACCGAAGTACAAGTACAAATAATCGGTCTTAATGATTTCCATGGTCAGTTAAATACGACTTCAAAGTTGCACGGAAAAGCGGTGGGACGCGCTGATTATGTAGCTGCCTATATTCAATCATATCGTGAAAAACAACCTAATACACTGCTTGTTCATACAGGAGATATGATCGGTGGAAGCCCACCAATTTCGGCACTTTTTCATGATGAACCAACGATGGAATTTTTAAACTATCTCAAGTTTGATGTTGGAACAGTTGGAAATCATGAATTTGATAAAGGCCCTGCCACACTACAACAATTAATCAGCGGTGATTCAATCACACAAGCAACGATGTTTTCTAGTAGCTCTTTTCCTTACGTATGTGCAAATGTAATCGATTCAAAAACGAAACAACTCCTCTTCCCTCCCTATACCATTAAATGGGTAGATGGTGTTCCCATCGCTTTTATTGGTGTTGTCACAAAAGATACTCCTTTTCTTACAATGCAAAGCAATATGTCATCCGTTCTTTTTTTAGATGAGGCCTCTTCTATTCATACATATGTACGACAGCTACAAAAGCAAGGTATTCATGCAATTGTTGTTCTTGCACATCTTGGCGGTACAACAAACAATATGAAAACAAACGGACCCTTAGCTGATTTAGCACGTCAGTTAGATGATGATGTCGATATTATTTTCGGTGGCCATTCTCACTCTTATATAAACGGGAATGTTAACGGTAAACTGCTTGTTCAAGCTTATTCATACGGAAAGGCTTTTTCAAATGTTACGGTTACCTTGAATCGAAAAACGAAAGAGATTACAAAAAAAGAAACAAACATCGTTCCTATCTATCAAGATGCAATCTCCTCTGATTCTCACATACAAACATGGATGGAGTCTTACGCTTCAAAAATTCGCTCTACTACGGAAGAAACGCTAGGAGAAACGGAACATACGTTAACACGAGATCAAAATGACGATGGAGAATCAAAATTAGGTACGCTTCTAGCTATCGCTCAGCGTCAAATTATGAAAACTGATATTGCTTTTGTAAATCCAGGAAGCATTCGTCACAACTTGAAAAAAGGTCTAATTACATGGGAGGATACATTCCTGATTCAACCATTTGGAAATACGTTAATTAAAATGGACTTGTCTGGAAAAGAGATTCGAAATGTCCTGCAAGAACAATGGAAAGAAGAAACGCGTATGCTACAAATTTCTGGAATCCACTATACTTGGAAAAACAAAATAATCCAATCCATTTCATTAGAAGATGGGACGCCTCTCCAAGAAGATCGAATATATTCTGTTACAGTCAATTCTTTTTTAGCAAATGGAGGAGATAAATTTATGACTTTTAAAACCGGGAGAAATCGCACTGAAGGCCCAACAGATCAAGAAGCATTCGCAAATTTCATTCGCTCCATTTCACGAATAGATACACTTCCTCAAAATTATATTCAAAAAACCTATTGA
- a CDS encoding class I SAM-dependent methyltransferase gives MPINFHDANNKYTYASRKADSSWRTMIQAIIDVNGKKIIDIGCGGGIYTKELALMGAQKVVGFDFSKEMLQAAEENCAALQNISFIHGDAQHINFQNETFDVVISRAVIHHLQNIPQFLQEASRILKKEGLLIFQDRTIEDCTIPGSPEHIRGYFFSVYPQLIHTEEKRRPQTEQIQLLLEQIGLQPLPVQTMWEVRKIHDSIEALLQDLSPRTGRSILHELSDNELSSLLHHIRSKLTTTGPIAEKDRWTIWTAIKE, from the coding sequence ATGCCTATTAATTTTCATGATGCCAACAATAAGTATACGTATGCATCGCGTAAGGCGGATTCATCTTGGCGTACAATGATTCAAGCAATAATTGATGTGAACGGTAAAAAGATAATTGATATTGGCTGTGGTGGCGGTATTTATACAAAAGAGCTCGCACTTATGGGGGCTCAGAAAGTCGTTGGGTTTGATTTTTCGAAAGAAATGCTACAAGCAGCAGAAGAAAATTGTGCAGCACTACAAAACATTTCTTTTATTCACGGCGATGCCCAGCATATTAATTTTCAGAATGAGACATTCGATGTTGTCATTTCTCGTGCTGTTATTCATCATTTACAAAACATCCCACAATTTTTACAAGAAGCCTCTCGCATCTTAAAGAAAGAGGGTTTGCTTATTTTCCAAGACCGTACAATTGAAGATTGTACGATTCCAGGGAGCCCAGAACATATTCGTGGGTATTTCTTTTCCGTCTATCCGCAGCTTATTCATACAGAAGAAAAACGAAGACCACAAACGGAACAGATACAGCTGTTATTAGAGCAAATCGGACTGCAACCACTTCCAGTTCAAACGATGTGGGAAGTTCGAAAAATTCACGATTCCATTGAAGCACTATTACAAGATTTATCCCCACGGACGGGCCGATCTATTCTACACGAATTATCCGACAATGAACTTTCTTCTCTTTTACATCACATTCGCTCTAAGCTTACAACAACAGGTCCTATTGCCGAGAAAGATCGCTGGACCATTTGGACAGCTATAAAAGAGTAA
- a CDS encoding site-2 protease family protein, producing the protein MKKDKKGLWGILAAVGIFLLSKLKWVFAIFKLAKFSMVFSMLLSLGAYAAIYGWKFGVALIYLLFVHEMGHLWAAKRKGIPTSPAIFIPFMGAVIGMKEMPKNAKDEAFIAYMGPLFGLFSFLPAIPLYIMTNEPFWALVILLGSMLNFFNLIPVSPLDGGRIVAVVSTKLWAVGLAILLGYSIIFKSIFGGFIFIIGCMQLYRVIKRNKPIEELGWKVEAAKRYLAKFHEELQETGAVHRTIYIIHHEMNMLKQKERENTLGKGERQKVEVLEYLLPKFEPLDYVPYEEEKEEQLMRIKEALEESERTVYEWDKEKKQQEDYYKADAKARWTVFACYIGLLAILGYAAYEGYAILQDQLPQRNV; encoded by the coding sequence ATGAAAAAAGATAAAAAAGGATTATGGGGAATATTAGCGGCAGTTGGAATCTTTTTACTTTCAAAATTAAAATGGGTGTTTGCTATTTTTAAACTAGCGAAATTTTCGATGGTATTTAGTATGCTACTTTCACTAGGAGCGTACGCTGCAATATATGGATGGAAATTTGGCGTAGCGCTTATCTATTTACTTTTTGTACATGAAATGGGGCATTTATGGGCGGCGAAACGAAAAGGAATTCCAACGTCTCCTGCAATTTTTATTCCGTTTATGGGAGCCGTTATTGGAATGAAAGAGATGCCCAAAAATGCAAAGGATGAGGCTTTTATTGCCTATATGGGTCCTCTATTTGGACTATTTTCATTCCTGCCAGCCATTCCACTTTACATCATGACAAATGAACCATTTTGGGCTCTTGTGATTTTGCTTGGAAGCATGTTGAACTTTTTCAATTTGATTCCGGTTTCTCCGCTTGATGGAGGTCGAATTGTTGCAGTGGTTAGTACAAAACTTTGGGCAGTTGGTCTTGCGATATTACTGGGCTATTCAATTATATTTAAGAGCATTTTTGGTGGATTTATCTTTATAATAGGCTGTATGCAGTTGTATAGAGTTATCAAAAGAAATAAACCAATTGAAGAACTAGGATGGAAAGTGGAGGCAGCAAAAAGGTATCTTGCTAAATTTCATGAAGAGTTACAAGAAACAGGAGCTGTTCACCGAACGATTTATATAATCCATCATGAAATGAATATGCTAAAGCAGAAAGAACGAGAAAATACTTTGGGAAAAGGAGAGCGGCAGAAGGTAGAAGTATTAGAATACTTACTTCCGAAATTTGAACCGCTTGATTATGTACCGTACGAAGAAGAAAAAGAAGAACAGTTGATGCGCATAAAAGAAGCTTTGGAAGAATCAGAAAGAACAGTGTATGAGTGGGACAAAGAAAAGAAACAGCAAGAAGATTATTATAAAGCTGATGCAAAAGCAAGATGGACAGTATTTGCTTGCTACATTGGATTACTTGCAATACTTGGTTACGCTGCATATGAAGGCTATGCGATTTTACAGGATCAACTGCCACAGCGAAATGTGTAG
- the hmpA gene encoding NO-inducible flavohemoprotein, whose product MLSAKTIEIVKSTVPLLQEKGVDITTRFYQIMFSEHPELLNVFNHANQKQGKQQHALANTVYAAAMYIDNLEAIIPVVKQIAHKHRSLGIKAEQYPIVGKCLLQAIKEVVDAPEEVLTAWGEAYGVIADAFISIEAEMYEEAAGKEGGWKDFRNFIVAKKEKESDVITSFYLKPEDGGEVSSFLPGQYIGLKINIPGEKNIHNRQYSLSDASGKGYYRISVKRETSKEAPDGIVSNYLHDHVQEGDVLSLSAPAGDFVLNTDSNLPVVLISGGVGITPMMSMLNTLIEQSSNRDVYFIHAALNSNVHAMKEHVRQVVEENKQVKAYTCYSAPTEQDLQTKNFDKEGFVDLEWLQSIIPGAEAEFYFCGPVPFMKGINAALVEWGVAPEHINFEFFGPKASL is encoded by the coding sequence ATGTTAAGTGCAAAAACAATTGAAATAGTAAAATCAACAGTACCATTATTACAAGAAAAAGGTGTAGATATTACGACTCGCTTTTATCAAATTATGTTCTCAGAACACCCTGAGTTATTGAATGTCTTTAATCATGCAAATCAGAAACAAGGAAAACAACAACATGCGCTGGCAAATACTGTTTATGCCGCAGCGATGTATATTGATAATTTAGAAGCTATCATTCCGGTTGTAAAACAAATCGCTCATAAACATAGAAGTTTAGGTATTAAAGCAGAGCAGTATCCAATTGTAGGAAAATGTTTATTACAAGCAATCAAAGAGGTTGTAGACGCACCAGAGGAAGTGTTAACGGCTTGGGGAGAAGCTTACGGTGTAATCGCTGATGCATTCATTAGTATAGAGGCAGAAATGTATGAAGAGGCAGCGGGAAAAGAGGGAGGCTGGAAAGACTTCCGTAACTTTATCGTTGCGAAAAAAGAGAAGGAAAGTGACGTTATTACGTCGTTTTATTTAAAACCAGAAGATGGTGGAGAAGTGTCTTCATTCTTACCTGGACAATATATAGGCTTAAAGATAAATATTCCAGGAGAAAAAAATATACATAATCGTCAATATAGCTTATCAGATGCTTCTGGCAAAGGATATTACCGCATTAGTGTGAAACGAGAAACAAGTAAAGAGGCACCAGATGGCATCGTGTCTAATTATTTACATGATCACGTACAAGAAGGTGATGTGTTATCACTAAGTGCACCAGCTGGAGATTTTGTTTTAAACACGGATTCAAATTTACCGGTTGTGTTAATTAGTGGCGGAGTTGGTATTACACCGATGATGAGTATGCTAAATACATTAATTGAGCAATCCTCCAATCGAGATGTATACTTTATTCATGCTGCATTAAATAGTAATGTGCATGCAATGAAAGAGCACGTAAGACAAGTGGTAGAAGAAAATAAACAGGTGAAAGCGTACACTTGCTACTCTGCACCAACAGAACAAGATTTACAAACAAAGAATTTTGATAAAGAAGGATTCGTTGATTTAGAGTGGTTACAATCTATTATTCCTGGGGCTGAAGCAGAATTTTATTTCTGTGGTCCAGTACCATTTATGAAGGGTATCAATGCAGCATTAGTAGAGTGGGGCGTTGCACCTGAGCACATTAACTTTGAATTCTTTGGACCGAAAGCAAGCTTGTAA
- a CDS encoding Crp/Fnr family transcriptional regulator yields MILHKGDVLFRQGEEGPLYYIKSGLLKVIRLQEDGTPFLFNIIVPGETIPHHSLISPKEYHGTAIALLKTEVEPIISDTLYEQLQGNPESYIEIAMQLQTKLRMMQQRIDQLTTVSPKERLHRLQEWFALYLGEIPIYEILTQTEIGQLIGIRRETVNRLLREQTKNEVN; encoded by the coding sequence ATGATTTTACATAAAGGAGACGTATTATTTCGGCAAGGAGAAGAAGGACCTTTATATTATATCAAAAGCGGTCTATTAAAAGTCATTCGTTTACAAGAAGATGGAACACCCTTTTTATTTAATATAATCGTTCCTGGCGAGACAATCCCTCACCACTCTTTAATTTCACCGAAAGAATACCATGGTACAGCCATCGCTTTACTTAAAACAGAGGTTGAGCCAATTATAAGTGACACATTGTATGAACAATTACAGGGAAATCCAGAATCATACATAGAGATTGCCATGCAACTGCAAACAAAATTACGGATGATGCAGCAGCGAATTGATCAATTAACAACCGTTTCTCCAAAAGAGCGTCTTCATCGCTTGCAGGAATGGTTTGCGCTATATTTAGGAGAAATTCCAATCTATGAAATATTAACACAAACAGAAATTGGTCAACTTATCGGCATACGCCGTGAAACAGTAAATCGATTACTGCGAGAACAAACAAAAAACGAGGTGAACTAA
- a CDS encoding sulfite exporter TauE/SafE family protein, with the protein MEYIMLLFIGLIAGTVGSLIGLGGGIIIVPLLIGLHSLSPQLAVGTSIVTVVFTGLSSTLTYMKHKRVDYKSGLILFIGSGPGGIIGAWANKFLNPDTFSLYFGIFLIFVSILLMLRDKLKPLSLSNATVIKRSFTNAEGETILYQFPPFLAIIIAFVVGFISGLFGIGGGVLLVPAMMLLFAFPAQIAVATSMFIVFLSAIASSLTHISLGNVSWIYALILIPGAWVGGKIGAYINTKLSGNAIINLLRITLIILGTRLIISTFL; encoded by the coding sequence TTGGAATACATCATGTTACTTTTCATCGGATTAATTGCGGGAACAGTCGGAAGCCTAATAGGGCTTGGCGGAGGAATTATTATTGTCCCTTTACTGATTGGGCTGCATAGTTTGTCACCACAATTAGCAGTTGGGACTTCGATTGTGACCGTTGTTTTCACCGGTCTATCCTCTACTCTTACATATATGAAACATAAGCGAGTAGATTATAAAAGCGGACTTATTTTATTTATTGGGAGCGGTCCAGGTGGTATTATTGGAGCGTGGGCAAACAAATTTTTAAATCCTGACACTTTCTCTTTATACTTCGGGATTTTTCTTATTTTCGTATCAATCCTTCTTATGTTACGGGATAAACTGAAACCTCTTTCCCTATCAAATGCTACTGTCATTAAACGTTCTTTTACAAATGCTGAAGGTGAAACCATTCTTTATCAGTTCCCACCGTTTCTTGCTATTATTATCGCATTTGTAGTTGGTTTCATATCTGGATTATTTGGAATTGGTGGTGGCGTCCTTCTCGTTCCAGCGATGATGCTTCTATTTGCTTTTCCAGCACAAATTGCTGTGGCGACTTCCATGTTTATCGTCTTTTTATCAGCAATCGCGAGCTCTTTAACTCACATTTCTCTCGGAAATGTCAGCTGGATATATGCATTGATCCTCATACCAGGTGCATGGGTTGGTGGAAAAATTGGAGCTTACATTAATACAAAATTGAGTGGAAATGCCATCATTAATTTGTTACGTATCACATTAATTATTCTTGGAACTAGACTAATTATTAGTACTTTTCTGTAA